The region AACctacaatgactaatttgctcaattttttagtagagagggcaaaatgcaatctaactcctagtTCATACCTCCATGATAATGTTAATGTTAGATAGAGAGACATATCTTACATGTATTCCTTGGGCATCAAAAAGGCtcctcaaaatatttttttcttcatctACTTCACCATCACTatgatcatctttttcttttcctttcctctTTGAATGACTGCCGTTTGAGCTATTGCCGTTTCTACCACCACCATGATCAGAATGAGAACCAGCTGCTCTCGAATGTTCCTGCTTATGCTGCTTATCTTTCTGCATAACAACGATATTTACATCTTCTGACAACTGACTGAAAATATTAGATGTTTCGGTCGACCCATTCTCTCCATCATTCAGAACGAAAAGATCCTTCATGTCTCGAGCTTTAAAGAATCTTCTCTGCTGAGGGTTCTTCAGTATCTTATTGGTAAGAAAATGTTTGTAAATCTGCCGATGGTACACCTTCTCTTCGATTGTTCCACGAGTAATCAATCTATAAACAGTTACGTCTCTTTTCTGACCAATACGCCAAGCACGCTCCCTTGCCTGTCAGCGGTGAAAGCCATCACCGCAACAGTTTTGAAAAGTTAACATTCTAATAGAAATATCCGCATGTATTATATACCTTAAACACTATGTCAATGAAAAAGAAGTCAGTCAAAAGATACCTGCATGTCCGTTGACGGGTTCCAATCAGGGTCAAAGATGATCACCCTGTTAGCTCCAGTTAAATTTGTTCCTAAACCACCTACTTTCGTagtcaaaatgaaaataaatatatcatcGGAGTTGTTGAATTCATCTATTAAAGCCATTCTCTGTTTTACGGGAGTATGTCCATCCATTCGTCGATAGCAATAGCCACTTGTAGTCAAGAAGTTTTCAAGAATGTCAAGCATTTGCTGTGTTTGAGCAAACAAAAGGACACGATGGCCCTGATCCTTCCAAACCTGGAGAACTTGGGCAACCACTTTCATTTTCCCACTCCGTTCAGGATTTCCGTAATCTGTATTCTGGCAGGAATGTTCTCTCTCAAGCAGATCAGGATGGTTACAGATCTTACGCATCACATCAATTCCATAAAGAGAATTTCTACCCCCATCCAGTATTTGTTCCACATCTGAGCTAGCAAGAAATGCTCTATAGACAGATCTTTGTTCGGCAGTAAGGCTACAAAAAAGTACATGTTCTGCCTTTTTAGGCAGATGGGCATTCACATCAGCCTTCATGCGCCGGAGTAGATATGGCATGACCAAATCACGGAGGACAACAGCACATCTGCACAttatccaatttaaaatttcagaaaacaatcATAACGAACAATGAAAGATTTCAGTACAAAGAAACCCAAGGCAACAACAGGTTCTACTTCTTCCaacttgttttaaaaataaactgAATTTTTTAGAGATACATGATCCGCACCTGTAGGCTGTTGATACCTGTAATGGTGAAGCATTGGCATATCCACCAACAGATATAGGGACTGCAAACTCTGCCTCAAATACAGGTAAAACACCCAACTTCCCAgggaaaacaaaatcaaataatgaCCATAGTTCACTAAGCTTGTTCTGAATTGGTGCACCGGTCATTATTATACGGTGAACTGTTTGAAGCTGTTTACAAACCAGAGTGATTTCAGCATTTGGATTTCGGATTCGATGTCCTTCATCCAAAACTGCATAACCCCATTCTATGTCAAGCAACTTTTCCCCTATCACTCGGAGTTGCTCATAAGTTGTAATCAACAACCCAGATTTTGACCGCAAAACTCTATTTATCAAAGAATCCCATTTTTTGCTGCTTTTAGAAGACAAGTTCCCTTCATAGTCGCTGTCCACTGATCCTTCACTTTCATAGTCACTTTCTTCATTAGATTTGGCTTGATTCTTCTTGTAAGCAGGATCTTGAGCAGAATCATGTAGTATCTCGACATGAAATTTTGGATACCATCTACGTGCCTCCCTTTTCCATTGTCGTAAGAGTGTTACAGGGCAGACAACAATGCTTGGCTCATACATGTTACTGAAGTGCAAAGCTCCAAGAAAAGACAAGACCTGGACAGTCTTGCCAAGACCCATTTCATCCCCAATGATCCCACCTGCTCTTTGACAATGTAGTTCCCACATCCACTGTACTCCCACTTTCTGATAGTCAAAAAGCTTGCTAAAAATGGTTTCAGGGATTTTTAGCCCGCCTTCAAGTGTTACATAAGCAGGGTCATTATCATCCATATCCTCCGAGCCCTCTTGGTCTTCCTCTTCATCATGGGAAGTCAAGTTATCCCTCACATCTTCTGcacaaaatttaagaaatttacaTTAAAGAAAAACAAGTTTCAGCTGAAAATGCAAACCACATATGTTCAACAAAAACCAAAACAGTTGCACCCAATCGTTCATAATAACCAGATTGTTTCACAACTATCATGAACAAACTCGGAAAGAGATAATGGTTAAAGCAGTCAAAAAATGCCTAGTCAATTAGCAATAATTAAGCTGAGCATACCTCCCACTTCCATATCTCTTTCCTCACGAGAGATCCGCTTTCTCCATTTCTTGTCAGGCAAAGGCCTCTTCTTTTTCCGTTTTGAGCCTTTATTCTCCTCTACTTCTTTTGACTGAGAAAACTTTAAAGACTTTTTTAGCCTTTGAAAAGGAAAGGCGGGTGCATCAAGCTTAGGCAAAGCATCAGGCTCAAGTAGTTTTGTTGATGGGCGAACTTGTGCAGCCTCTGATATCGACTTTGCAACTCTAGCAACACTAGCAGAAACAATATCatctttctcatcttcttcataaGGAACACTGTGCTCATTTGATGTACCAGGCTGTTGAAGACGGCGCTCAAATCCCTTAAGCTTATGAAAAGGGGTTAATATTCCCTTCCGCACCAGTTCATCCCTTTCCTAAGCCAGAAATAGTATGGTATTAGCAGCATTCTCCCTTCTccctatatctatatatatttattgcaGACATATGTAATAACCATCTAATCCCTTCTCCCTAACTAAAAAGTGTCTCGCAAGCCAAAAAGTAACAGAATATTAGGAATCATGATTAACTTACAGTTTCCACAAATCCTGCAGATGCTGCATCCAACACTGCATCaaaatcaacatcatcattaaaaGAAACTGATTTCTTCCGCTTTTGTTTAGTTTTGCTAGGCTTTTGGATTTCTTTTGACTTCCTTTTCAGCCTAGGCTCTTCCTTCACCAGGTCTTTTATCAACTTGTCATGCTTTACACCCTCGGACGAACTTTCTTTGAGTAACCCCGACAGTTCTTTCTCAAGTTGAGCCTTAGTGTTTTTGAGACTCTTTAGCCTATCAGTAGCTAAGGCACGTTGAAGGGTCGAATCACGCGAATGTAACTGCATAGCACTTTCATCATCATCCTCTCTATTCCCTTCCTCCACATGCTCATCCTTCGCATCATGGTCACCACTTGTGACATCTTTCCTTTCTTCAACAGTGGATGCAACAGCATCAATTTCGAATTCCACAGCCCTCAATTTATTCAAGAGTTTCACCTGGTTGGCCGACGACGATGGGTTGTTCCCTTCCAACTTATCGGCCGGTTCCTCCTCAGTGCTCCCTCCTACTTCACTACCATCCAAAGCATTGTTTTCCGCCTGCCATTCAACACAATTATCCACCGTCAAAATCTCCACACCTCAACAGCATTATCAACAAAACAGTAACATTTTAAAATCGAATTGATAACAGAGATCAGAGCTGATACCTTGGCTAATACATCCCGTTCGATATCCTCAGGATTTGCGGACGTAACACCTAAACTACTCAACAATATCCTATCCTCCTCTTCCTCCATcaaaaatttaccttaaaaaaaccTCAGCTACAAtctcatcatataaataaacaaatcaaaatcacGATATATTCTTTCTTCAACACACCAATTTCGCCCCCCAATTTCAACTGCAAAAGAAAATGTATAATTCCGTAATTGATTCGATTAAGTCAAATTCCTGCCCAAACTATTAACCTAAGATGCTCATatgataaaagaaattaaaaacaaacGAATATTCAGAAATAATTCCTCTTTTTTTCCTTAAATGAAAAGTAAAGCATTTGATGAAGAGCTCGTCAACATACCCAAAACTTGCAATAACAATCGTTGCAAAAgagaaatttaaatttgaatttgatttgtTCTTCAAGATTATTATTAATGATAAATCAGAAACAAATcgagaattttttttcttatttcaccGGTTCATTCGATTTTGCTTTGCGCCGTCTCTTTCCAGTATCCCTTTGCTCCCCCTCCAGTTTTTTCTCTCTGTGGCTTCGATACGACCCAAATGGAGGTCGTATTAGGAACAAAGTGGATTTTATTTTCGTTACGCTCGCTGTTTCTGTCTTCCTCcgcaaggaaaagaaaaattcaatttcgtattttttattaaaacgcTGTCGTACATGTGCGCTTCAACCCACCTATAGGTCTAAATTTCCTGGTCTAGTtaagtttgaaatttaattatggTCACCGATTGTTTGCTCGAGCCATGAGGGTTGCATATTTCTTAAGCAAAGATTCGAATTTTGTGTATAGAGAGAATAATATTAGGAGTGTAGGCTCTTAATTTAAAGgtttaatttgattgaattttagatttaattaaagtttaatataGTTATTGAATACGAATATATGATTATGtatttgaaatgataaaattaagttttcctatttgtttgatttaaaatattagtCCAAATGTTGACATCattattgatttaaaaataaaatattaaatttagttgaTTGTATTGAATCTAATTAATCGTATTAATGTATCTTCCACGGTTCATCAATTTGGATTTGGACAAAACATACATATGGGTTTATCAATTTTGTTATTACGAAGCACTATACTAAGCATTCCAATAAGTAAtcaatgaaataaataaacatattacatTATAAGTGTTGTTTTTTCTAATAATAGtagttatatttaatatttaactgaGTAATCGTTTGGATCACACCAATCGCATGAGATATCTTATTAAGATTctattgaaaattaattaatatgcATATGAATTTATACTTTGTTAGTATATGtatatttgattaatataattaatatcataaaatattttatttgtaattgtgttaaatgTTCACGTTTTATGTGCACATCATACTTGATGACGATATTACCATCATATTATTGTTAAAAGCATACGAACATAACACTTATGTGTTTTTACATCGTTGAGTAACATTAATCTAACTACATTTTCTgacaatatttaaaatattccACGATAATCAAAGAATCTCAATCACCTTCATAGTGTTAAATTTGATGGGAGAAATGAACTATATTATCCTAATGTTCGCCAATATTAGATTAACTATTAAGACGCACGCGTTGAGCATATCATCATGGGTGTCGGTTTAGATATTGAATAATACTTTTGCGCTATTTCAAGCATATAACAATTTGTATGAGGTCCACCCATAATCGCACTATAGGCAATATAATAGTTCTAACGACGGAATATAtcataattgtatttttttatttaattagataaattttatataatttattttttattaataaattttattttaaatatagacaaaaaaattactaaaaatttcataaaaaaattttaacataacaTTACATTACAAATCTTAACATCAATATTCTATTGAGTACACTACATAATTATATTGAAAGAACACTTTCAACTACTTTATTGCTTTGTGATATCCTcggggtttttttattttgttttttttcccccTCTAGGCCTTGTGACTTACAAGTAACATTTGCTTTCCTTCATAAAATTCTTTCCCACGTTATAATATCATATTTGGcatttaataaaattgaattttatttttaagacaAGTTTGGCTTTAGTTATCctatttttgaatttcataaTGATAACAGTTTTTACTTCAAATGATCGTTTATGTCATGTTTTATTATATCTTGAAAGGTGCTGGtcgaaattagaaaaaatagaaGGAGAAATGATCAATAATCTCATCTCAaacattatatattttaagttatttattagGTGATTAAGTTGATTTATTTGGTCTGATAAGCTTTTATTTTGAGATAAATATTTAAGATAATTCAAGTGATATATTCATCTTTTAACCGAGAGTTTAAAGCCTatcaaaattttgttaaatggaCTCCTgtattagcctataaataggcggTAGATCGACTTCTTTATTGAGCCATTTGGGAGTGTATTTACACACTCTTTGTTTAGGGATTTTTATGGAAATATATTGTATGTAATATGAGATATTTGGGGAGAGTGATTTATCTCAAATTGGATTCAACATTATTCCTTGGATTCAACATTATTCATTTGGGAGTGCATTTACACACTCTTTGTCAAGGATTGTATTGGatgaattgataaataaaattatttttttgagcgACGCTCCGTAGAGTAATTGCGGAATCTAATTTGTGTTGATAAATATCATGTGTTGATTCTCTATCACGTGTTGGATTTGTGTttatttctctctttattttgtcttttgcTTTGATGTGTTTAAATAATTTTGTCCAAACTTCTATCTGAACATCGAATTAATCGAAGAACCAATCGAGATTCTTAAAATATCTATTTGATTTTACCAAATCTTCTATAACATTAACAATTGGTATACCTTAAACCATAATCTTACACTTTTTTGTTGAAGCCGACTTGATCGTATGGCGTGGGAATTATAGAAGATACAAATAGTAGATGACGAGATTCTTGCTCAAGTATAATTTCTCATAAGCGTTTAAGCATTGTTTGGATAAGAAAAAAATCTTTTAGAATAACCACAAATAAGGGATTGTTTGGATGTTTTTAGTGCTTACAATTATCCATAATCTCTTTCTATATGGTTCAATGAGTTCAAACTTAC is a window of Gossypium hirsutum isolate 1008001.06 chromosome D08, Gossypium_hirsutum_v2.1, whole genome shotgun sequence DNA encoding:
- the LOC107920099 gene encoding protein CHROMATIN REMODELING 8 isoform X1, giving the protein MEEEEDRILLSSLGVTSANPEDIERDVLAKAENNALDGSEVGGSTEEEPADKLEGNNPSSSANQVKLLNKLRAVEFEIDAVASTVEERKDVTSGDHDAKDEHVEEGNREDDDESAMQLHSRDSTLQRALATDRLKSLKNTKAQLEKELSGLLKESSSEGVKHDKLIKDLVKEEPRLKRKSKEIQKPSKTKQKRKKSVSFNDDVDFDAVLDAASAGFVETERDELVRKGILTPFHKLKGFERRLQQPGTSNEHSVPYEEDEKDDIVSASVARVAKSISEAAQVRPSTKLLEPDALPKLDAPAFPFQRLKKSLKFSQSKEVEENKGSKRKKKRPLPDKKWRKRISREERDMEVGEDVRDNLTSHDEEEDQEGSEDMDDNDPAYVTLEGGLKIPETIFSKLFDYQKVGVQWMWELHCQRAGGIIGDEMGLGKTVQVLSFLGALHFSNMYEPSIVVCPVTLLRQWKREARRWYPKFHVEILHDSAQDPAYKKNQAKSNEESDYESEGSVDSDYEGNLSSKSSKKWDSLINRVLRSKSGLLITTYEQLRVIGEKLLDIEWGYAVLDEGHRIRNPNAEITLVCKQLQTVHRIIMTGAPIQNKLSELWSLFDFVFPGKLGVLPVFEAEFAVPISVGGYANASPLQVSTAYRCAVVLRDLVMPYLLRRMKADVNAHLPKKAEHVLFCSLTAEQRSVYRAFLASSDVEQILDGGRNSLYGIDVMRKICNHPDLLEREHSCQNTDYGNPERSGKMKVVAQVLQVWKDQGHRVLLFAQTQQMLDILENFLTTSGYCYRRMDGHTPVKQRMALIDEFNNSDDIFIFILTTKVGGLGTNLTGANRVIIFDPDWNPSTDMQARERAWRIGQKRDVTVYRLITRGTIEEKVYHRQIYKHFLTNKILKNPQQRRFFKARDMKDLFVLNDGENGSTETSNIFSQLSEDVNIVVMQKDKQHKQEHSRAAGSHSDHGGGRNGNSSNGSHSKRKGKEKDDHSDGEVDEEKNILRSLFDAQGIHSAVNHDAIVNANDEEKVRLEEQASQVAQRAAEALRQSRMLRSHDSISVPTWTGKSGAAGAPSAVRKKFGSALNTQLVKPSGESSSTGIAAGAAAGKALSSAELLARICGNQEQAIGAGLEHQFGSVSSSSNTTRPSINRTSRSWSSSNVSSVQPEVLIRQICTFIQQKGGSTDSASIVDHFKDRIPSNNLPLFKNLLKEIAKLEKDPNGSRWVLKPEYRQQ
- the LOC107920099 gene encoding protein CHROMATIN REMODELING 8 isoform X2, whose amino-acid sequence is MMMLILMQCWMQHLQDLWKLDELVRKGILTPFHKLKGFERRLQQPGTSNEHSVPYEEDEKDDIVSASVARVAKSISEAAQVRPSTKLLEPDALPKLDAPAFPFQRLKKSLKFSQSKEVEENKGSKRKKKRPLPDKKWRKRISREERDMEVGEDVRDNLTSHDEEEDQEGSEDMDDNDPAYVTLEGGLKIPETIFSKLFDYQKVGVQWMWELHCQRAGGIIGDEMGLGKTVQVLSFLGALHFSNMYEPSIVVCPVTLLRQWKREARRWYPKFHVEILHDSAQDPAYKKNQAKSNEESDYESEGSVDSDYEGNLSSKSSKKWDSLINRVLRSKSGLLITTYEQLRVIGEKLLDIEWGYAVLDEGHRIRNPNAEITLVCKQLQTVHRIIMTGAPIQNKLSELWSLFDFVFPGKLGVLPVFEAEFAVPISVGGYANASPLQVSTAYRCAVVLRDLVMPYLLRRMKADVNAHLPKKAEHVLFCSLTAEQRSVYRAFLASSDVEQILDGGRNSLYGIDVMRKICNHPDLLEREHSCQNTDYGNPERSGKMKVVAQVLQVWKDQGHRVLLFAQTQQMLDILENFLTTSGYCYRRMDGHTPVKQRMALIDEFNNSDDIFIFILTTKVGGLGTNLTGANRVIIFDPDWNPSTDMQARERAWRIGQKRDVTVYRLITRGTIEEKVYHRQIYKHFLTNKILKNPQQRRFFKARDMKDLFVLNDGENGSTETSNIFSQLSEDVNIVVMQKDKQHKQEHSRAAGSHSDHGGGRNGNSSNGSHSKRKGKEKDDHSDGEVDEEKNILRSLFDAQGIHSAVNHDAIVNANDEEKVRLEEQASQVAQRAAEALRQSRMLRSHDSISVPTWTGKSGAAGAPSAVRKKFGSALNTQLVKPSGESSSTGIAAGAAAGKALSSAELLARICGNQEQAIGAGLEHQFGSVSSSSNTTRPSINRTSRSWSSSNVSSVQPEVLIRQICTFIQQKGGSTDSASIVDHFKDRIPSNNLPLFKNLLKEIAKLEKDPNGSRWVLKPEYRQQ